The Sphaerodactylus townsendi isolate TG3544 linkage group LG11, MPM_Stown_v2.3, whole genome shotgun sequence sequence TGTTTCTTCATCTCACAGACTTCTTCCAGAACACTAATCCCTTTAGTATAGTATTTATCATCTTGTTTAGAACAGGGTTGGGCAAGTCTAAAAACAGCACAGACAAACATGAATGTGTTAAAGGCTAGGCCATCATTTGCACTCCTTCACTGGGCCTCTCCTAGCCACAGATGCTTCAGATGCTTCTTGGCTCGTCTCCTGTTCCTCAGCCTTAATTCTCAGACTAGCCATTGCTAATGAGTGCCATGTCTAGTAGTGAGCTGTTCTGACCTAGCCATAAAATGCTTTTAGCAGCTAACTAGATAAAAGAGCTTAAAATAGCGCAGCCTTTACTTTTTATcagcttaaacatttttctagCTAACTGCTCTATTTATTTATAGGTTTATATACTGCTGCAGATGGTCCACTTTAATTCTGTGCTGATCCTCTGTGGGGAAACCACTAGATGTGACATTAACTCTTTACATTCTCAATGTGAGGGCTACCACAAGAACTACGGCAGGTCAGACTGCTTCTTGGCACAGTTTCCACTCACATCTTCACACAAGGAAGTTATCTTCAGGCCCAAAAGACATGGGCCAATATTTCTTTGTAAGCATCAGAAGTATTGTATTTCTGGGAGAGAGGCAGGCTTACATCTGAATAGGTCCTAGCATGATAATAAGTATTCCGTGTTCAGAATTTGCTAGTTTTGTGCAGCCAGATCATACGCAGTATGGTatgcagaagtggtttgtcatctGGGGAGGATTTTTAGTTGGCATCCCATTTCTCTGCTTACAGAAAGGCTTCTCTTTCTCACCCACCCTTGGCTATGTCATGTGTCACATTCTGCCTTAATGGCTATAGTTCACCAGAGGACTTCAAGGGCATTGCATACTTGATGATACAgatattttgtttccatttttgtaaTGTGGAGCTCAGATCAGCCAGAAggtatgttaattttaaaatgccCCTCTTCAACTTTCTGACCCATACTGGAAGAATTCACATGTGTCTGTATATTcagtctggccctttccgcacatgccaGGGACATAGATGCAAACTGGGCTATATGATCCCGGTGCAGCCCCAgggcctctcttttttttacccaTCTTCTCTCCCCTggacagctctgcagggatgaggggacaggcCCCCacggccatggcaatgcctcaagGGGCTGGAGGGCTGGTCATCCTCTCCTGCAGTGCTGCTCAGAAGAGAAGGTGAGGTTTTTTAAAGTGCGCCCAAAAGTGGCGCCTCCCACCCAGGGCCCTTCGTACaggagcggctgcaacctgggatattGTAAAAGAATTACAAATAAGGCAATCCTCAAATATCCTGGTTTTAGCCATTTAGCCCAGGGCAGGCCCAAATTAGGGGcaggagccatgcaaagttcctgCACAAAATTCTGTAAATCACGGCCCTGCCCCAGgttaaatggcccgtgtggaaagggtctcTATGTATACAcgtctttctctccaatggggatccaaaatggCTTTCATCATttgtttctcctccattttgtcctcatgaCAACCTATGAGgaaagttaggctgaaagtgtgtgactaacccaaggttacccagtaagcttcagTGGCAGGCTGAGGATTCAAATATGGGTCTGACCTCAACTGCTGTCTCAACTGTTATCTTCAGAGCTTTTTGATGTTGTATTCCTACTACCTCCGGCCTGCAGCATCTTCAACTCACATTAGGGATACAGCCCCCTCTAGAGACCCAGCTAACTTTGTATTCACTGAgtatggggggcagggagagttaGGAACTGTGTCTTGCTTAGTGCAatcccttaaaaagaaaaaaagtggcaGCATCAAAGTAAAAATAGCAATTGGGTGTGCATATCACCCAATTGTCTTGCCACTGGTGGTAAATGAGCCCTTTTGGTTACAGCAGACATTGGCATACCATAGCATTACACCTCTTTTAAAACAGACATCAGTAGTTTGTGGCTCTGTCTGAAAGCCTTGCATTTCTAATTGTCACTCTTGCTGAAAGGGATTGACTTGAATGCTATGAATAGTAAAAATGCCCTACAGTGGATTCAAACGCAGCACGTGTGGTAATGGCAGAGTGCAATTAATACAGCTGACCGTTAGTTCCACCGTCAGAAATGTCCAAGCCAGAAGAAACAACCTTGGGCTGTAAGCCAGGCAGCCTTTGGACACTGTAAAATGTGACAATGTGTTGGCTGCCACATGTGATCTCTGGCAAAGAGACACAGACTACAGGTTTTTTCCAGCTGCCTTTTGCCAAGAGCTGAGGCAAGCATGGAAAGCTGAAAACATAGTCAGCAAGTAGCTATATAGTTGTCTTACTATAAGCCAGAGCATTGTAGTTGCCAGGGTCCAGGGGTCTGCATTTGGGATGTCTAGATTGAACTCTTGCACTTTAGTTCAACAAAGTTGTTAGCATCTTCTCTGCCCTCCACTTGAACTTGTCGGTGGCATATAGATTTATCGTTTGATCacttacatttaatttttttgtgtgaaaatgaTAGTTTTTGGTGTTGGTATTTTGATATTGTAAGCCACTCCAAGTCAACACTGAATTGAGAAAACTGGGTTAAAAGCACCCAGATAAACAAATAATTAACACTATGTGAGCCAGCAAAGTGTAGCAGCTTGGTCCCTTGGGAAATCTCTGCTTATGGAAGACCTCTCCCATTGGCCCTTCCCAAGTCTTGTACTGCTGACAAAAATGCTTTCAGTACTTAACATTTTTGCCTTTAATCCCCCATGAGCACAAGGAAATAGTACGAGCATAGTTAAATATCTGTTGTATTTCAGTTCTGTAGTTAACCCCCTTTTTGGTACACTCACATTTGTATTACTTCATACTTGGGTATCTTTTCCTGGAAATATTTGTGTCACGCTGTTTGCTGACTCCTTTGGGTTAAGGAGAGATCCAATTCAGATGTCATGAAACCAGCTCATCGAAGCATCAAGTAAAACCAGGAAGTTGCTAATTTGGGATTTTGTTGCAGCAcctgtggtttttaaaaagtgggctaATAACTATGACCTTTAGCTTAAGCCAAAGATACAACTACATGATATCTTGTGGAAGGCAAGGGTCTAATAACTCACAAAGCGCGGTATCATGATGTGCCCATCCGACCAAACAGAGACCAGAATCTGTGCAGTGCATCACCTACGctaaaaatgcataaaatttGGCAGGCTTCTTGAAGATGTCTGGCAAACAGCTGGCTCCTGGAGAGATTTCCTTCTTGATCGACATGTCTCTGCTGCAAggaagaaaacattttgaaatgcaaaacaaagataTGAATCATCTGGAATGGGATTTCACCTGCCTCCTCTTGCAGCACAACAAATATGATTGcctcagacagaaaaaaaatcaaagccaaCTAAAAAGTCAAGAAGCAAAGGGAATAAATGTGCTTGTCTACATAGCCTACAGTTCATTATATAAGTAACTACTAGGCCCATTTGTATTCACACACAAATTGTAGGCATATCTGTACTGCAGGCCTTAAATAGTTTATCTGTTATTCCCACCTCCCTGAGGAAACCAGGTACTTGTAGCTTATTCTCCAGGTAGATACACACTTTTGATTGGACCTGTAAAAGCCACATCCAGAAATGATATGAGGAATCAACCAGTTTTAGAAAAGCATCAAAAGTATGAAATGTCAATTCTTGTCATTAAAACAGGTGATCCAGTTGAGTCATACATATATCATTAGACACAGGTCTTTAATAATAATTTCCCATAAGCAATAATGGTAGGTTTTATTAATTTCATAAATGCCATATTTTTATTCTCTCAGATTACAAAGTGTAGCCCCGACCCacttacccctcccccccaaaaaaaccccaacagttTATTATGTATATGGTATGCTCTTTTCTGAGTACAAATAAGGTTACTGGCAATAGTTACTAATTTCTCTGCTATCAGAAGTCATCTCAGATTTGGCCTATGCGAACGAACAGCAAGATTTATACAACTGTAATACTGCAATAAGAAAAAGGAAGTAAGAATGTCCCTAAGTTAACACTGCAGGGATGGCATTGTATAAAAACAACTCTGCAAAACTGATGAGCATAAAGAACTTGGAAAATCACAGGTCAGGGGGACATAACATTGGTtcaccaacagaaacaacaatagTATAAGCCGGTTGATAGAAAGTGCTGTGAAGGCTTGTGTAAAATGCTAAACGCAAGACTTCAACAGTTTTCAGGATGTCTGGGAAGATGACATGAGCAATGGGCACAGAGGTGGAGTTAGAAATGTTTACCCACAATTCCAGGTTGGTATAATTGAGTCCCTTACAGAAGATGCTTTCTTGCTTGTAGAAGTGCACAGGTTCCAGATCCATAGAGTCATGGAAGCTTGTGGTGGAAGAGATTGCATCAATTAAATGTACAGCCATTTTGACATGCTCCTTGACAAAGGGGAACAGGTCCTTTCGCCTCTCTCTGTGGAAAATGATTTTGCTCTTCTTGTGGGAATAAGGAAGTGTGCACATCTCCACCAGGGAAGTTCTGTTCTCAAGGTGGATCCACACACCACACGCATTCATGTGCTTTTGCCCACAGTGATCCCATTTGTCTTCACTATCATCTGTATGGCATCGGTATACACTGTACCCATATTTGGCACACCGGTAATTAGAGTGGCAAGGCAAACCTGTGGGAGTTATATCATGGAACGGAGAACAGCGCTGAAGACCATAGGGTGTGCTACACTGGAAATAACCTACAGTTGCATCTAGTCTGCAGTTATCTAAACACAAGTTGTTTTCCTGGGAATATTCAAGGTGCTCCCGCTGGACTATCAATCCACAGTAGTGCCACTTACCATTGTCAAAGTAGCAGCTGCGGTAGGAAGCCCCCCAGTGTGCACAGGATGAGGAACAGGGTTGGCCTGAAGCTCCTAATCCTTTTTCCAGTGAACAGTAGTCCCATTTTTTTCCATTACCCCCACTTTGGTTACACCAGGTGTAGTCATAGCCATGATACCCGCAAGCATTTTGGCATATTCCACCAGAACTTGTGTAATGAATAACAAAATGGGAGGTGGTGGATGTGacagcagaagagaacaaaagCAGAGCCCCGAGAGTACTCAGCATCTTCTTTAAACCCTGCAATGCAAAATGTTCTGTTAACTAGGATCCCCAAAATATATCTCATCCCTGTCATATCTTTCCATCCTTAATGCTCTTCTCCTTGCTGCATGTTCATACAATCATACAAT is a genomic window containing:
- the LOC125440480 gene encoding uncharacterized protein LOC125440480 is translated as MVPKGLKKMLSTLGALLLFSSAVTSTTSHFVIHYTSSGGICQNACGYHGYDYTWCNQSGGNGKKWDYCSLEKGLGASGQPCSSSCAHWGASYRSCYFDNGKWHYCGLIVQREHLEYSQENNLCLDNCRLDATVGYFQCSTPYGLQRCSPFHDITPTGLPCHSNYRCAKYGYSVYRCHTDDSEDKWDHCGQKHMNACGVWIHLENRTSLVEMCTLPYSHKKSKIIFHRERRKDLFPFVKEHVKMAVHLIDAISSTTSFHDSMDLEPVHFYKQESIFCKGLNYTNLELWVNISNSTSVPIAHVIFPDILKTVEVLRLAFYTSLHSTFYQPAYTIVVSVGEPMLCPPDL